From the genome of Verrucomicrobiia bacterium, one region includes:
- a CDS encoding UPF0236 family protein, translated as MEVQETQWRLGRRGRLLRPFCQRARVNPRGRSRRLQRALVDFGAEESFARAAQRVREHYGLDVTATAVRQHTLAHGARISALAVTPPKRAVRTLVTQLDGSLIPIMVPPTHSEDRRCGKQLIWREARLCLARPKDSATPCYGATLGSVTLAGAMWRATAQAAGLGARTHVHGVGDGAAWILTQFQEQFGAQGDYLLDFYHVSEYLAAAATVIHPKNPERWRRRQQSRLLENKVSAVLRALTAHLEPEGVPTAPVRAAYRYLSERRAHLDYAGARTAGLEIGSGEIESGHRHVIQQRLKLAGSWWKETNAEAMLGLRVARANQLWSRYWSTPKLGLN; from the coding sequence GTGGAAGTCCAGGAGACGCAATGGCGGCTGGGCCGGCGCGGCCGGTTGTTGCGCCCCTTCTGCCAACGGGCCAGGGTGAATCCGCGCGGCCGTTCGCGGCGGTTGCAACGGGCGCTGGTGGATTTCGGGGCCGAGGAAAGTTTTGCCCGCGCCGCTCAACGCGTGCGGGAACACTACGGGCTGGACGTGACGGCCACAGCGGTGCGCCAGCACACCTTGGCGCACGGGGCGCGGATCAGCGCCTTGGCCGTCACGCCGCCCAAACGCGCGGTCCGCACGCTGGTCACGCAACTGGACGGCAGTCTGATTCCCATCATGGTGCCGCCCACCCACAGCGAAGATCGTCGCTGCGGCAAACAACTCATCTGGCGCGAAGCGCGTTTGTGTCTGGCTCGGCCCAAAGACTCGGCCACGCCCTGCTACGGCGCCACCTTGGGCAGCGTGACGCTGGCTGGCGCGATGTGGCGGGCCACGGCCCAAGCCGCCGGGCTGGGCGCACGCACGCACGTCCATGGGGTGGGCGACGGGGCGGCCTGGATTCTCACCCAGTTCCAGGAACAGTTCGGCGCGCAAGGTGATTACTTGTTGGACTTCTACCACGTGAGCGAATACCTCGCGGCGGCCGCGACGGTGATTCACCCCAAAAATCCCGAACGCTGGCGCCGCCGCCAACAAAGCCGGTTGCTGGAAAACAAGGTGTCGGCCGTGCTGCGGGCGTTGACTGCGCACCTCGAACCCGAAGGCGTGCCGACCGCGCCCGTGCGGGCGGCGTACCGCTACTTGAGCGAACGGCGGGCGCATCTGGACTATGCGGGCGCACGGACGGCGGGACTGGAGATCGGCTCCGGCGAGATTGAAAGCGGCCATCGGCATGTGATTCAACAACGGCTCAAACTGGCGGGCAGTTGGTGGAAGGAAACCAACGCCGAAGCCATGCTAGGCCTACGCGTGGCCCGCGCCAACCAACTCTGGTCGCGCTACTGGTCCACGCCAAAACTCGGCCTCAATTGA
- a CDS encoding cold-shock protein: MASGKVKWFDNKKGFGFIAQETGQDVFVHHTSIMGGGFKTLDEGEVVTFELITSDKGLKAENVQRNQPQA, from the coding sequence ATGGCAAGTGGTAAAGTTAAGTGGTTCGATAATAAAAAGGGGTTTGGCTTTATTGCCCAGGAAACCGGCCAGGATGTGTTCGTGCATCACACATCCATCATGGGCGGAGGATTCAAGACCTTGGACGAGGGCGAAGTCGTCACGTTCGAGCTTATCACGAGTGACAAAGGTCTCAAGGCTGAGAACGTCCAACGCAACCAACCGCAGGCTTAA
- a CDS encoding S8 family serine peptidase, whose translation MAKVRPISDERRIGSRLRLLATLAVLPLLVPFAFAAPQKVRVSDPVLAEQLIERGGQVLADYGSFKIIRTEGDSAAALRGGRAGDTADELRLNARSISTRDISKQRPRPTRALANGPQLHLVQFVGPIKPTWREQLQQLGAQIVSYVPANAYLIRGEAATLAQVQAWAAVTDYVQWDDDYAAEDKLASNIRHRFGGDLRVAETNDLFAVQLIESAADTPATLTLIEALKLQPIQRDFRVLQYRNLIVRLPSGRLDELTARPDVVSIQLYQEPQLRDERQAQIIAGAGAGSQSAGPGYLAWLAGKGFTQEQFDASGFVVDISDSGIDNGTIAPGHLALYRYADAPLGSRVAYNRLFGTPHSGSTLAGLDGHGNLNAHILAGYADNLTGFPHTDSAGFQYGLGVCPFVQIGSSVVFDPDQFTHPNYVELQARAYQAGARISVNSWGAPDNTYSIDAQAYDALVRDAQPAGSVHDTPGNQEMVILFAAGNSGPSPHSVGAPGTAKNVITVGASENVRSLSLANGGSSAFGSDGGGYTDLNADVADDLALFSSRGPCSDGRQKPDLVAPGTHVVGGVPQSALTLDGLGTALSGFKASSILALSGSGTPGSPANFFPLGQQFYTVSSGTSHAVPAVAGACALLRQYFLNQNQSAPSPAMTKAYLMNSARYLTGAGVGDDLWSSGQGLGAVWLDRAFDATPRILRDQITEDIFTASGQARVFTGRIVDADKPLRVTLAWTDAPGSTVGDAFNNDLDLMVQIGTNRYLGNVFSGSDSIQGGSADSRNNVESVLLPAGVSGDIVVTVLAANINSDGVPNYGGPLDQDFALVIYNATNTTVPLIRAAAATLTAEGFTPANQAVDPDEMVTVQLALENYGTLDASNLWVTLLATNGVSNPSAAINYGDLASGVAPVERGFSFTAVGNCGGAISPTFRLQDASGDLGLINVELPLGQRIITTRQFTNATELIIPDSGPASLFPSPITVTGMSGKVIGVTVTLDGLTHAWPEDVDVLLVGPNGQKVMLLSDCGGGNSCSNLKLNFSVAATQSLPQGGPMTSGTYKPTNYGLIGDVFSAPAPGGPYGDKLSAFVGGSPNGTWRLFVQDDSAMSGGRLLRGWSLSLTTSNLVCATTSQTFADLELTTEMATNRIATWSNFTMTITVTNHGANPATFVTVSNQFPASYLLDTAVAGYGLWTLSNSTGLWEIGALDPGEAVSLELSGRCLLAGELVNSSVVRSFTDDPQLANNGATLEFSVVKIDGTGLGVGSDHPPSLSPLSDRVVHAGSPVHFVAAATVPDSPTNELTFSLLSGAPATATINPVSGEFFWQTLDVDANTTNLIAIQVASVVNPTQTDTGTFHILVQPRPLMANIIRQSEAMVISWSAISGQQYQLETTTNLLSDSWEELGSALTAVNSAIFYTNSLPIQSQQFYRVRVIP comes from the coding sequence ATGGCGAAAGTCCGTCCGATCAGCGACGAAAGACGTATCGGAAGCCGGCTGAGGTTGTTGGCAACCTTGGCCGTGCTGCCGTTGCTGGTCCCGTTCGCTTTCGCCGCGCCGCAAAAGGTGCGAGTGAGCGATCCGGTGTTGGCCGAGCAGTTGATCGAACGAGGCGGCCAGGTACTCGCCGATTATGGCAGCTTCAAAATCATTCGCACGGAGGGTGACTCCGCGGCGGCTTTGCGCGGTGGACGCGCGGGAGACACGGCCGACGAACTGCGGTTGAACGCGCGCAGCATCTCAACGCGGGACATTTCAAAGCAACGACCCCGCCCCACCCGGGCGCTGGCCAATGGACCGCAGTTGCACCTGGTTCAATTCGTCGGTCCGATCAAGCCCACGTGGCGCGAGCAATTACAGCAACTGGGCGCGCAAATCGTGAGTTACGTTCCCGCCAATGCCTACCTGATTCGCGGTGAAGCGGCGACGTTGGCGCAGGTGCAAGCCTGGGCTGCCGTGACGGATTACGTGCAATGGGATGATGACTACGCTGCGGAAGATAAATTAGCGTCCAACATTCGCCATCGGTTTGGTGGAGATTTACGCGTGGCCGAAACCAATGATTTGTTTGCGGTTCAGTTAATCGAATCCGCCGCGGACACTCCCGCAACGCTGACTTTGATTGAAGCGTTGAAACTGCAGCCCATCCAACGTGATTTTCGCGTTCTGCAATATCGTAATCTCATTGTGCGTTTGCCGTCGGGGCGGTTGGATGAATTGACCGCACGGCCGGATGTGGTTTCGATTCAACTTTATCAAGAGCCGCAACTGCGGGATGAGCGACAGGCTCAAATCATCGCCGGAGCTGGGGCCGGATCGCAGTCCGCTGGTCCTGGTTACCTCGCCTGGTTGGCGGGCAAGGGCTTTACGCAGGAGCAATTTGATGCCTCGGGATTCGTTGTGGATATCAGCGACAGTGGAATTGACAACGGCACGATTGCGCCCGGCCACCTGGCATTATATCGCTACGCTGACGCGCCGTTGGGCAGCCGCGTGGCGTATAACCGTTTATTCGGGACGCCACATTCGGGCAGCACGCTGGCCGGGTTGGACGGTCACGGTAATTTGAACGCGCACATTCTGGCGGGTTACGCCGACAATCTCACCGGGTTTCCGCACACGGACAGCGCTGGATTTCAATACGGTCTCGGCGTGTGTCCGTTTGTACAAATCGGCTCGTCGGTGGTGTTCGATCCGGATCAATTCACCCATCCGAATTATGTCGAGTTGCAAGCACGGGCTTATCAAGCCGGCGCGCGCATCAGCGTCAACAGTTGGGGCGCACCGGACAACACCTATTCGATTGACGCCCAGGCTTACGACGCCTTGGTGCGCGACGCGCAACCCGCAGGGTCGGTTCACGACACTCCAGGCAATCAAGAGATGGTAATTTTATTTGCCGCCGGCAACAGCGGACCGTCGCCCCATTCCGTCGGTGCTCCGGGCACGGCAAAAAACGTAATCACCGTGGGCGCTTCCGAGAATGTGCGTTCGCTCAGCCTTGCCAACGGCGGATCAAGCGCGTTTGGTAGTGACGGCGGCGGTTACACGGATTTGAATGCCGATGTCGCCGATGATCTCGCGCTGTTTTCGAGTCGCGGTCCGTGCAGCGATGGCCGACAGAAACCGGATCTGGTTGCTCCAGGAACGCATGTGGTCGGCGGTGTGCCGCAGAGTGCATTGACTTTGGATGGCTTGGGCACCGCGCTAAGCGGGTTCAAGGCGTCTTCGATTCTGGCGTTGAGCGGCAGCGGTACTCCTGGTAGTCCGGCGAATTTCTTTCCGTTGGGCCAACAGTTTTACACCGTTTCCTCGGGCACCAGTCACGCCGTCCCGGCGGTGGCGGGGGCTTGCGCTTTGTTGCGACAATATTTTCTGAATCAAAATCAGTCCGCGCCCAGTCCGGCGATGACCAAGGCGTATTTGATGAACAGCGCGCGCTATTTGACGGGCGCAGGGGTTGGTGACGATTTGTGGTCGTCGGGACAAGGGCTTGGGGCCGTCTGGTTGGATCGCGCCTTCGATGCGACCCCGCGAATTCTGCGCGATCAAATAACTGAAGATATTTTTACGGCTTCAGGGCAAGCCCGCGTGTTTACCGGGCGGATTGTGGATGCAGATAAACCCCTGCGAGTGACGCTGGCTTGGACGGATGCGCCGGGCAGCACGGTGGGGGACGCGTTTAACAACGATCTGGATTTGATGGTGCAGATTGGCACGAACCGGTATCTCGGCAATGTGTTCAGTGGTTCGGATTCGATTCAAGGTGGTAGTGCCGATTCGCGCAACAACGTCGAGAGCGTATTACTGCCCGCCGGAGTTTCTGGCGATATCGTCGTGACCGTGCTGGCGGCCAATATCAATTCGGATGGTGTGCCCAATTACGGCGGTCCATTAGATCAGGATTTTGCTCTGGTGATTTACAACGCGACCAACACCACCGTGCCGCTGATTCGCGCCGCCGCCGCCACGCTGACGGCCGAGGGATTCACCCCGGCCAATCAAGCGGTGGACCCGGACGAAATGGTGACGGTGCAGTTGGCTTTGGAAAATTATGGCACGCTTGACGCCTCGAATCTGTGGGTAACGTTGCTGGCCACCAACGGCGTTTCCAATCCAAGCGCCGCGATAAACTACGGCGACTTGGCGTCCGGCGTGGCGCCGGTCGAACGCGGTTTCAGCTTTACTGCGGTTGGCAACTGCGGCGGGGCCATTTCCCCCACGTTCCGTTTGCAAGACGCCAGCGGCGATTTGGGGTTGATAAATGTGGAATTGCCCTTGGGACAACGGATCATCACCACGCGGCAATTCACCAACGCCACCGAGTTGATCATTCCGGATAGCGGCCCGGCCTCGCTCTTTCCCAGCCCGATTACCGTGACGGGAATGAGCGGTAAAGTCATTGGAGTGACGGTGACCTTGGATGGGTTGACTCACGCCTGGCCGGAGGATGTGGACGTTTTGTTGGTCGGACCGAACGGACAAAAAGTCATGCTGCTGTCCGATTGTGGTGGCGGTAATTCCTGCTCCAATCTGAAATTGAATTTTTCCGTCGCGGCGACGCAATCCCTTCCGCAAGGCGGTCCGATGACCAGCGGAACTTACAAGCCGACGAATTACGGTTTGATCGGTGACGTGTTTTCCGCTCCCGCGCCGGGCGGGCCTTATGGCGATAAGTTGAGCGCTTTCGTTGGTGGCAGTCCCAACGGAACTTGGCGGTTATTTGTTCAAGATGACAGCGCCATGTCGGGTGGTCGCTTGCTGCGCGGTTGGAGTTTAAGTCTCACCACCTCGAATCTCGTTTGTGCCACCACGAGCCAGACTTTTGCCGACCTGGAACTCACCACGGAGATGGCGACCAATCGCATTGCCACCTGGAGCAACTTTACCATGACGATAACCGTGACCAATCACGGCGCAAATCCAGCGACGTTTGTCACGGTCAGCAATCAATTTCCCGCGAGTTATCTGTTGGATACCGCCGTTGCCGGCTACGGCTTGTGGACGTTGTCGAACTCGACGGGCTTATGGGAGATTGGCGCGCTTGATCCTGGCGAAGCGGTCAGCCTCGAGTTGTCCGGCAGGTGTCTGTTGGCCGGAGAACTTGTGAACTCCAGTGTGGTGCGCAGTTTTACTGATGATCCGCAGTTGGCCAACAACGGGGCGACGCTGGAGTTTTCTGTGGTTAAAATTGACGGCACCGGATTGGGCGTTGGTTCGGATCACCCCCCGTCGTTGTCGCCTCTATCGGATCGAGTGGTACACGCCGGCAGTCCGGTGCATTTCGTGGCGGCGGCAACCGTGCCCGATTCGCCCACCAACGAACTCACGTTTTCTTTGTTGAGCGGCGCGCCGGCGACCGCAACCATCAATCCCGTCTCAGGAGAATTTTTCTGGCAGACTCTGGATGTGGACGCCAACACCACCAACTTGATCGCCATTCAGGTTGCCAGCGTCGTTAATCCGACGCAGACAGATACGGGCACCTTCCACATCCTGGTGCAACCCCGGCCGCTGATGGCGAACATCATCCGTCAATCGGAGGCGATGGTGATCAGTTGGTCGGCGATCTCCGGCCAGCAATATCAGTTGGAGACGACGACGAATTTGCTCTCTGATTCCTGGGAGGAATTGGGGTCGGCGCTGACGGCCGTGAATTCGGCGATTTTCTACACCAACTCGCTCCCCATCCAATCGCAGCAGTTTTATCGCGTTCGCGTGATTCCTTGA
- a CDS encoding ACP phosphodiesterase yields MNWLAHAFLSEPTPAFRLGNLLPDFLNATELAALDPRFQSGIARHRWIDGFTDRHPVVRASVQRFLPPYRRVAPVLVDVFYDHFLSASWPQYSRQPLSAFVSEVYQSFAPHQMHLPEWFGPVWRQMQVEDWLGSYQDFAGLERTLGRMERRFRRRVDLVGGLAELKRHYAALQTDFQQFFPELLAALPDAGVSRGNFAATPASP; encoded by the coding sequence TTGAACTGGCTGGCTCACGCCTTCCTTTCGGAGCCGACGCCGGCGTTCCGACTCGGAAATTTGCTGCCCGATTTTCTGAACGCCACCGAATTGGCGGCGCTTGATCCACGGTTTCAATCGGGCATTGCGCGTCATCGCTGGATTGATGGCTTTACCGATCGTCATCCCGTCGTTCGCGCCAGTGTGCAACGCTTTTTACCGCCGTACCGCCGCGTGGCACCGGTGTTGGTGGATGTGTTCTACGACCATTTTCTTTCGGCAAGCTGGCCGCAGTATTCCCGGCAGCCTTTGTCGGCATTCGTGAGTGAGGTTTACCAAAGCTTCGCGCCGCATCAAATGCACCTGCCGGAATGGTTTGGTCCGGTTTGGCGTCAGATGCAAGTCGAGGATTGGCTGGGATCGTATCAGGATTTCGCCGGACTGGAACGCACGCTGGGGCGAATGGAGCGACGCTTTCGCCGGCGCGTGGATTTGGTTGGCGGTTTGGCGGAACTGAAACGGCATTACGCCGCATTGCAAACCGACTTCCAACAATTCTTTCCCGAACTGCTGGCGGCCCTGCCTGACGCCGGGGTCAGCCGCGGTAATTTTGCAGCAACGCCAGCATCTCCTTGA
- a CDS encoding Ig-like domain-containing protein, with translation MLYSVSRKTWSVFFSCLSLFVLIPAAPAADVTLAWDASPDATVVGYRVYYGSVSGNYTNFIQVGNVTTAIVPNLRAGNRYYFAATANDSDDLESPFSNEVGYTVPSVNQPPTLGAIGDVTIDEDAGLQTVGLSGIGAGSGETGQALTVSAVSSNPGLIPTPVVSYTSPNGTGSLRFTPVADGHGSAVITVTVNDGQTTNNTVSRSFTVTVRSVNDAPTLDAIVDQYLAGNGGARTVGLSGISSGAANEADALTVSAVSSDPSVVLPPVVSYTSPSGTGSLRLEPAANRSGSAVITVTVNDGQGQNGTVSRSFTVTVQAENQSPTISTIADRTIISDTNSGPIGFVISDEDTLVNSLTLTASSSAPGIVPVAGIVFGGSGTNRTVRITPVADSAGTARITLTVSDGTASASTAFNVIVQKPQPAVGQLSVVKNGEGTITPDLTGTTLIVGQSYTVTAIPASGYVFSSWSGSVVSTSPTLTFIMQSNTVIQANFVGDPYLAAAGTYNGLFNETDEVRLESAGTFSVYVDNQGHYSAWVQMGYVRYPFSGALSQELRATNTIARWEQSSLVVELEVGRGATAGQIFGRITDGRWTGQLSGGRPASSSDLAGEYTAVFPGIAGDLSRPAGDGYATIHVAADGLATMSGTLADGTRFMQSAYITVDGDWPLGVSMYAGKGLILSWVTFANLTSSDLNGDMVWIKQAGASATSYPLGFALGTKVVGSAYVAPQTEEKALNLAGGVVSFSGGNLTAPFNNVVSINPGSQVVNLSPNTLTFNITPSSGLFSGQVQEPDGGPTHAFNGVILQKLNAGYGTMDGSPLASRVVLAAP, from the coding sequence GTGTTGTATTCGGTAAGTCGTAAGACGTGGAGTGTCTTCTTCAGTTGTCTTTCACTTTTCGTCCTGATTCCAGCTGCGCCGGCGGCGGACGTTACTTTGGCGTGGGATGCCAGTCCTGATGCCACGGTGGTCGGCTATCGTGTTTATTATGGCAGCGTCAGCGGCAATTACACCAATTTCATCCAGGTTGGAAACGTCACCACTGCTATCGTGCCGAATCTGCGCGCTGGCAACAGGTACTATTTTGCCGCCACTGCTAACGATTCTGATGATCTTGAAAGCCCCTTTTCCAATGAAGTTGGCTACACTGTTCCGTCCGTCAATCAACCGCCGACCTTGGGGGCGATTGGGGATGTAACGATTGATGAGGATGCGGGTTTACAGACGGTGGGATTAAGCGGGATAGGCGCGGGGAGCGGGGAGACGGGACAGGCGTTGACGGTGAGCGCGGTGTCGTCGAACCCGGGATTGATCCCGACGCCGGTGGTGAGTTACACGAGTCCGAACGGGACGGGGAGTTTACGATTTACGCCGGTGGCCGACGGGCACGGGAGCGCGGTGATCACGGTGACGGTGAACGACGGGCAGACGACGAACAACACGGTGAGCCGGAGCTTTACGGTGACGGTGCGTTCGGTGAACGACGCGCCGACGTTGGACGCGATCGTGGATCAGTACCTGGCGGGCAACGGCGGGGCGCGGACGGTGGGGTTGAGCGGGATCAGTTCGGGAGCGGCCAACGAGGCGGACGCGTTGACGGTGAGCGCGGTATCGTCGGACCCGAGCGTGGTGTTGCCTCCGGTGGTGAGTTACACGAGTCCGAGCGGGACGGGGAGTCTGCGGCTGGAGCCGGCGGCGAACCGGAGCGGGAGCGCGGTGATCACGGTGACGGTGAACGATGGGCAGGGGCAGAACGGGACGGTGAGCCGGAGCTTTACGGTGACAGTCCAAGCGGAGAACCAGTCGCCGACGATCTCGACGATCGCGGACCGGACCATCATTTCAGACACCAATAGCGGGCCGATCGGATTTGTCATCAGTGACGAAGATACGCTGGTTAATTCGCTGACTTTAACGGCCAGTTCATCCGCGCCGGGTATCGTTCCAGTTGCCGGCATCGTATTTGGAGGTAGCGGGACCAATCGAACGGTGCGGATCACGCCCGTTGCTGATTCTGCCGGGACCGCCCGGATTACGCTGACGGTGAGCGATGGCACGGCCTCCGCCAGCACCGCGTTTAATGTGATAGTGCAGAAGCCGCAGCCGGCGGTGGGACAATTGTCCGTGGTGAAGAACGGTGAAGGCACAATCACTCCCGATCTTACTGGCACGACGTTGATTGTGGGGCAGAGCTACACCGTCACGGCCATTCCGGCGTCCGGATATGTGTTCTCGAGTTGGAGTGGCAGCGTGGTCTCCACCTCGCCGACCCTCACTTTCATCATGCAATCCAACACGGTGATTCAGGCCAACTTTGTGGGGGACCCTTATCTGGCGGCGGCTGGGACCTACAATGGTTTGTTCAATGAAACCGATGAAGTGCGTTTGGAAAGCGCCGGGACGTTCAGCGTTTACGTGGATAACCAGGGCCATTACTCGGCCTGGGTGCAGATGGGATACGTTCGTTATCCATTTAGCGGAGCGTTGAGTCAGGAGCTGCGCGCCACCAATACCATCGCTCGTTGGGAGCAAAGTTCCCTCGTGGTCGAGTTGGAGGTGGGACGGGGAGCGACTGCGGGTCAGATTTTTGGGCGCATAACCGACGGACGCTGGACGGGGCAACTCTCAGGAGGACGTCCAGCGTCCAGTTCGGACCTTGCGGGTGAATATACCGCAGTGTTCCCGGGAATCGCCGGAGACCTCTCGCGTCCAGCCGGTGACGGTTATGCCACCATTCACGTGGCGGCCGATGGTCTGGCGACGATGAGCGGCACGTTGGCCGACGGCACCCGGTTCATGCAATCCGCCTACATCACGGTGGATGGCGACTGGCCCTTGGGCGTCTCCATGTATGCGGGCAAAGGTTTGATCCTGAGCTGGGTCACGTTTGCCAATCTCACCTCGAGCGATCTGAACGGGGACATGGTCTGGATCAAACAAGCCGGGGCCAGTGCCACGAGTTATCCACTCGGATTCGCGCTCGGCACCAAAGTGGTTGGTTCAGCGTATGTCGCTCCGCAAACGGAGGAGAAGGCGCTGAATCTCGCGGGCGGCGTGGTAAGCTTCAGCGGCGGCAACTTGACCGCACCATTTAACAATGTCGTCAGTATCAACCCGGGCAGCCAGGTGGTGAATCTGAGTCCGAACACCCTCACTTTCAATATCACTCCGAGTTCCGGATTGTTCAGTGGTCAGGTGCAAGAGCCTGATGGCGGACCGACCCACGCTTTCAACGGAGTAATCCTACAGAAACTGAACGCCGGGTATGGCACAATGGACGGTTCGCCGTTAGCCAGCCGCGTGGTCTTGGCGGCTCCGTAA
- the acpS gene encoding holo-ACP synthase, translating to MILGIGTDITEVERIRAALERFGDSFLQRILRPEEIAYCNGYKNPAPHIAVRFAAKEAIAKAFGTGIGAQLGWLDMQVCRKDSGEPFIVLHGGGQTLFTTRHARQLLITLSHTHNYATAVALLEG from the coding sequence ATGATTCTTGGCATCGGGACGGACATCACCGAAGTGGAGCGCATCCGCGCGGCGCTCGAACGCTTCGGCGACAGCTTTCTGCAACGCATTTTGCGACCGGAAGAGATCGCGTATTGCAACGGCTATAAAAATCCCGCGCCGCACATTGCCGTGCGCTTTGCCGCCAAGGAAGCCATCGCCAAGGCGTTTGGCACCGGAATCGGCGCGCAGCTTGGCTGGCTGGACATGCAGGTTTGCCGGAAGGATTCCGGCGAGCCGTTCATCGTTCTGCACGGAGGCGGCCAAACGCTGTTCACCACGCGCCACGCCAGACAATTGTTGATCACACTGAGTCACACGCACAATTACGCGACCGC
- a CDS encoding pyridoxine 5'-phosphate synthase, translated as MLKLGVNIDHTATLREARYRGRTEGEPSPVEAAHVCEAAGAQGITAHLREDRRHIQDRDVWKLRETISTRLNLEMANVPEIVRLAIELRPDIVCLVPERRQEVTTEGGLDVAGHEAALTETRQRMNDANIEVSLFIAPDENQIAAAARTGTQFIELHTGQFAETFHDPARCAVELRRLINGARQAHALGLQVNAGHGLNYENLSVIHQVPHLVELNIGHSIISRAVFAGLTVAVKEMLALLQNYRG; from the coding sequence GTGTTAAAACTCGGAGTCAACATTGATCACACCGCCACGCTCCGCGAAGCGCGTTATCGCGGTCGAACGGAAGGCGAGCCTTCGCCGGTGGAAGCGGCACATGTTTGCGAAGCGGCGGGCGCGCAGGGCATCACCGCGCATTTGCGCGAAGACCGGCGGCACATCCAGGATCGCGACGTGTGGAAACTGCGCGAAACCATTTCCACCCGCTTGAATCTCGAAATGGCGAACGTGCCGGAAATTGTCCGCCTCGCCATCGAACTGCGACCGGACATCGTTTGCCTCGTGCCCGAGCGTCGTCAGGAGGTCACCACCGAAGGCGGACTGGATGTCGCGGGCCACGAAGCGGCCCTCACCGAAACGCGGCAACGCATGAACGACGCCAACATCGAGGTGAGTTTGTTCATCGCCCCGGATGAAAATCAAATTGCCGCCGCCGCCCGCACCGGCACGCAATTCATCGAGCTCCACACGGGCCAGTTTGCCGAAACTTTTCATGATCCCGCCCGGTGCGCGGTGGAATTGCGGCGCTTGATCAACGGGGCGCGCCAGGCGCACGCGCTCGGATTGCAAGTCAACGCCGGACACGGTCTGAACTACGAGAACCTGTCGGTCATCCATCAGGTTCCGCATCTGGTGGAATTGAACATTGGCCACAGCATCATCAGCCGCGCGGTCTTCGCGGGGCTGACCGTCGCGGTCAAGGAGATGCTGGCGTTGCTGCAAAATTACCGCGGCTGA
- a CDS encoding TIGR00282 family metallophosphoesterase — protein MKILFIGDIVGEPGRRAVQTLLPKLREEHAVDFVIANGENSAGGNGITPRLATELFGAGIDVITSGDHLWDQKEVLELLNSEPRFLRPINYPEHTPGQGAGIFDIKRARSDAAGPIRVAVLNAQGRVFMAALENPFSVVPPVIARLRSETKIIFVDFHAEATSEKIALARLLDGTVSAVVGTHTHVQTADEQIFPGGTAYLSDAGFTGPHESVLGREIEPVIKRFVTNMPQRFEVAKHRILLHGALVTIDAATGHARQIQRISEAL, from the coding sequence GTGAAAATTCTTTTCATTGGAGACATCGTGGGCGAGCCCGGCCGCCGTGCCGTGCAGACTTTGCTGCCCAAGCTGCGGGAAGAACACGCGGTGGATTTTGTGATCGCCAACGGTGAAAATTCCGCCGGCGGCAATGGAATTACCCCGCGCCTCGCCACGGAATTGTTTGGCGCGGGCATTGACGTCATTACGAGCGGCGACCATTTATGGGATCAGAAGGAAGTGTTGGAATTGTTGAACTCGGAACCGCGTTTCCTGCGACCGATCAATTATCCCGAACACACGCCGGGGCAGGGCGCGGGGATTTTCGACATCAAGCGAGCGCGATCGGATGCCGCCGGTCCAATTCGAGTGGCAGTGCTGAATGCGCAAGGTCGCGTGTTCATGGCCGCGCTGGAAAATCCGTTCAGCGTGGTGCCGCCGGTGATTGCGCGGCTCCGATCCGAGACGAAAATCATCTTCGTGGATTTTCATGCCGAGGCGACCTCGGAGAAAATCGCTTTGGCACGCCTGTTGGATGGCACGGTTAGCGCCGTTGTGGGGACGCATACGCATGTGCAGACCGCCGATGAGCAGATTTTTCCGGGCGGCACCGCTTACCTTAGCGACGCTGGTTTTACTGGTCCGCATGAGAGTGTGTTGGGTCGGGAGATAGAGCCAGTCATCAAACGCTTCGTCACCAACATGCCGCAGCGGTTTGAAGTGGCGAAGCACCGGATTCTGCTCCACGGCGCGCTGGTTACGATTGATGCCGCTACCGGTCACGCCCGCCAAATCCAGCGCATTTCTGAAGCTTTATAG